One genomic window of Ornithorhynchus anatinus isolate Pmale09 chromosome 10, mOrnAna1.pri.v4, whole genome shotgun sequence includes the following:
- the CBX5 gene encoding chromobox protein homolog 5, translated as MGKKAKRTADSSSSEDEEEYVVEKVLDRRVVKGQVEYLLKWKGFSEEHNTWEPEKNLDCPELISEFMKKYKKMKEGENNRPREKSESTKRKSSFSSSAEEIKSKKKRESNDIARGFERGLEPEKIIGATDSCGDLMFLMKWKDTDEADLVLAKEANVKCPQIVIAFYEERLTWHAYPEDAENKEKEAAKS; from the exons ATGGGCAAAAAAGCCAAGCGGACAGCCGATAGCTCATCttcggaggacgaggaggagtaCGTCGTGGAGAAGGTGCTGGACCGGCGGGTGGTCAAGGGCCAAGTCGAGTATCTCCTCAAGTGGAAGGGCTTCTCAGA GGAGCACAACACCTGGGAGCCCGAGAAGAACCTGGACTGCCCCGAGCTCATCTCGGAGTTCATGAAAAAGTACAAGAAGATGAAGGAGGGCGAGAACAACCGGCCGCGCGAGAAGTCGGAGAGCACCAAGCGGAAGTCCAGCTTCTCCAGCAGCGCCGAGGAGATCAAAtcgaaaaagaagagagag AGCAATGACATCGCCCGAGGCTTTGAGAGAGGCCTGGAGCCAGAGAAGATCATCGGGGCCACGGATTCCTGCGGCGACTTGATGTTCCTCATGAAatg gaAAGACACAGACGAGGCAGACCTAGTCCTGGCCAAGGAAGCCAACGTGAAATGCCCCCAGATCGTGATCGCGTTCTACGAGGAGAGACTGACATGGCACGCCTACCCTGAGGATGCAGAAAACAAAGAGAAAGAAGCGGCGAAGAGCTAA